CGTGCAAAGCGCACTTTGGCCAGCGTGTCGCGGTCGGCCTTCTCCAGCCAGGCCCAGGGCTCGGGCTTGTCGGCGAGCCGGAGGGACACCACGTCGTTGCCGAGCTTGAGCGACCAGTCGTCGGCGGCCAGCGTCACCTCGGCGCCGTCGCTGGCGCGGTAGAGGTAAACGCCCTCGTGGCGGGTTTCCTCGGCCTTGTCGTCGCCCTCTTTCCTCTCGGTCTTGCGTTCGAGGAACAGCAGGTCGCCGTCCCGGACGAGGAGCCCCGGCGGGCGATCCTTGCGGGCCTGCGTCATCCAGGCCAGGTACGAGTTGGCGTAGCTGCACGCGGCCGTGACGCCGTGGAGCCTCACCGGCTTCGGCGCGTCCCACACGGCCTCGCCGCCCGGGAGCGGCGCGACGCCTGCCACGATGGCCACCACGAGGACGAAGGTTCTGGCTCTCACGGCGTTTCCCCTTTTCCGGGCCTGGGCGGGCACGCTCGCGTCACAACTGGGCATCGAGGCGCCGGCGGCTCTCGGGGTCGAGGGCCGCGAGATCGGGGATGTCATAGCGGTTGCCCTCGACGTCCACGATGCTCAGGCGCGTGGGCTGGTGCTCCTTGATCTGCTCGCGGACCTCCCGGGTGAGGAACTTCTGGCGGCCGCGGTCGGTCTCGACGGTCCACTCGACGAGGTCGGCCCGCGGCCGGCAGGCGAGGATGCGGACGATGCGCGGCACGAGGTAGCGGCGGCGCAGTTCGTCGCGCGCCAGGCGCAGCGCCTCGTGACCCAGGCGGCTCAGGTCGCGCAGCACGCCCACCTCTTTGCCGTTCATCTCGACGAGCGACACCCAGTGCTCGGGCTCGGTGAGGGGGAACAGGCGCACGAGCGTTACGTCGCGCCATTCGGCGTCGTCGGGTGTGGGCGGCGTGTCCCCTGTGGGCGGCGTGTCCTCACGCCGCGGTTCGCGGGACGGGGACGTCCCGCCCACAGTGTCATGGGACGGGGCCGCCCCGCCCACCCTGTCGGCCGGCGCGCAGCGGAACTGAAGCCTGGCGCCGTTCTGGCGGAACTGGACGGCGGCGGGGTCGAGGAAGCGCAGCTCGGACGATGTTTCGTCGGGCATGGGCAGGCTGGGGCCGGAATCGGCCGCCTTGCCGCTGCCGCCGTGGTCGTGGATGTGGAAGGGCATGGCTCACCTCAGCCAATCCTCGCCCCTACGCTCTGCGTGGGGGCGCAAGAGGGGGACGCTCTGCGTCCATCCATCGCCGCGGAGCGGCGGCGGACCTCGTCCCCACGCGGAGCGTAGGGACGAGCGGGGTTAGCGCTCGATCTCGCGGACCTTCGATATCTCCTGATAGGTCTTCACGAGCTTGTGGAACTCGCCGTCCTCCTTGGCCAACAGTTCGTCGTGGGTGCCGCTCTCGACGATTTCGCCGTTCTTGAGCACGAGGAGGCGGTCGGCGTTGCGGAGGGTGGACAGGCGATGGGCGATGGCGAAGGTGGTGCGGCCCTTGACCAGACGGCCGATGGCCTCCTGGACCTGCTTCTCGGTCTGCACGTCGAGCTGGCTGGTGGCCTCGTCGAGGATGAGGATGCGCGGGTCGTGCAGCACGGCGCGGGCGATGGCCAGGCGCTGGCGCTCGCCGGCGCTCAGGCCGCCGCCCTTCTCGCCCAGGTAGGTCTCGTAGCCGTCGGGCTTGCGCAGGATGAAGTCGTGCGCGTTGGCCACCTTGGCGGCGCGGACGATCTCCTCGCGGGTCGCGCCCGGCTTGGCGTAGGCGATGTTCTCGGCGATGGTGCCGCTGAAGAGGAAGGTGTCCTGCGGCACCACGCCGAGCTGGGTGCGCAAGTCCTCCAGGCGGATGCGGGTGATCGGCACGCCGTCCACCAGCACCTGGCCCTCGTCCGCATCGTAGAAGCGGCACAGGAGGTTGACGGTGGTGGTCTTGCCGGCGCCGCTGTGGCCCACGAGGCCGATCATCTGGCCGGGCTGGGCCACGAAGCTCACGCTCTTGAGCACCGGGCGGTGCGGCTCGTAGCCGAAGGTCACGGCGCGGAACTCCACGCGGCCCTGGAGGTTCGGCATCGCCACGGCGTCGGGCGGTTCCTGCACCTCGGGCCGGTTGTCGAGCACCTCGAAGACCCGCTCGGCGGCGGTGAGCGAGCGGCTGCACCAGTTGAGCAGGCGCGACATCCATTGGAGCGGCTCGTAGAACATCGCCACGTACATCATGAAGGCCACGAGGTCGCCCGGCGTCATGCGGCCGCCCAGCACGTCGCGCCCGCCCATGTACCACACGAGCAGCGTGCCGAGCGCGATCATCAGGCCGATGCCGGAGAAGAGCACGGACCAGACCCACTCGACGCGCACCCCGGCCGTCGCGAGGTCCGCGCTGGAGGCGTCGAAGCGGCGGATTTCGCGGGCCTCCTGCGAGAAGACCTTGACGATGCGCAGGCCGTTGAGCGTCTCGCTCAGCAGCGCGTTGAGCCGCCCCCAGCGGTGGAACATGCGGTGGATGATGTGGTGGATGCGCTTCCAGAACGTGCCCGACAGCACGGTGACGAACGGCGCGGGGATGAGGATGAGGAGCGCGAGCTTCCAGTTGATCACGAACACCATCACGCCGACGCCCACGAGGCGCAGCACGTTCACCGCCAGGTCCTGCGAGCCCCACACGAGGAAGGCCTGGAGCTGCCCCGTGTCCTGGTTCACCCGCGAGATCACGGTGCCCAGCTCGCGCTGGTCGTAGAAGCGCAGCGACAGGTACTGGAGGTGGCGGTAGAGCTGGCAGCGGACGTCGTGGGTGATGCGGTTGCCCACCCAGGCGGAGAGCCACGACTGGGCGACGCCGATGGCGGTGATGAGCAGGTGGGCGCTGAGGCCCGCGAGCACGAGCAGCCCCAGGATGCGCAGCCGCTCGGGCATCGGGCGCGGCACGCCCTTGGGCACCAGCACGACGTCCATCAGCGGCTTCTGGAGGTACGGGATCATCAGGCCGATCGCCGTGGCGGCGAGCGAGAGGCCCATGAGCAGCAGCGCCCACCTCAGGTGAGGCCGCAGGTAGGCGATGAGGCGGCGGAGCGCGCGGCCCTTGGGCGCGCACACGGAGCAGACCTTGGTGCCTTTCTCCAGCGGCAGGCCGCAGCGGGGGCAGCGCTCGTCGTCGCCCTCGGGCAGGGGGGCCTCTTCGCCCTTGAGCCACTTATCGAGCACTTTCGCGGCGGTGGCGAAGCGGCGCGCCCGGGCCGCCGAGTAACGCACCAGCTCGACTCGCGAGCCGTTGTGCGACACCTCGAGCGCCCCGCCGCCGAAGAAGCTCTCGGCCTTCGGCTCCTTGAGCTCGGCCAGGGGCAACTCCAGGCGCACCGAAGGGGTCTGCTGGTCTTCCGTCGTGGGCGGCGTGTCCCCACGCCGCGGTACGCGGGATGAGGATATCCCGCCCACCGTGACGACGAACACCCTTTCGCCGGCCACGACCAGCAGCTCGCGGCCGAACGAGCCGTCGGGCCGCAGATCGGCCGCCACCGACATCCGCACCGGCTCGTCGAACGCCAGGCCTGGGGGCAGGGGCTCATTCCACATAGTGGTTCACCCAACTCCTCGTTGCTGCGATACCGATCTATGATGCCCCGTTCGGGCACGGGGGTCAAGTCCCGCTCCCGACCGTCCTCGCACCGAATCCATTACATGGTGGGCTGGGACTCCTGTTATGCCACGGCATTGGGTGTTGCTTTTCGGCTCGCGAGAGGCTATCCTACTGTGAAGATGGCGCCAGGAGGCATGGCTATGGACACTCAGAGCCAGAAAGCGGTGGAAGACTTTGCCGAGCGCGTGCGTCGGTGCCTTCCTGACGCCCGCATCTGGGTGTTCGGGTCGCGGGTTCGCGGCACGCACGGGGAGTTCTCCGACCTCGACCTGTGCGTCGTGGCGCCGCGTCTGGACGACGCCGCTGACCGCTACATCATGGATTGCGCCTGGGACGCCGGCTTCGCCCACGACCTCGTCATCACCACGGTCACTTACTCGCGCGAGGAATTCGAGGACGGCCCCTGCTCGGCCAGCCCGCTGGTTCAGTCCATCCAGCTCGAAGGCCTGGTGGTGTGAACGACCACACGCAAGCACTCATCCAGTACCGGCTCGAGCAGGCCGCGCGTGCCATTCGCAGCGCCGAGTCGCTGATAGACTGCGGCGATCTCCCCGGCTCTGTGAACCGTTCGTACTACGCCATGTTCTACAGCGTCCTCGCCCTGCTTGCCCGGCAGGGGATGGGCGCGTCGAAACATACCGAAGTGATCGCCCTCTTCAGCCGCGAGTTCATCAAGAGAGGGGTGTTCCCGGTCCAGTTAGGGCGCTGGATGCGCGCCGCATTCGATCTCAGGCTTCGCGCCGACTACCGGGAGCTGTTCCAGGTGACGCTTGACCACGCGCGGGAAGCCCTTGCCCATGCCCGGGAGTTCCTCGCCGCAGTGCGCCAAGAACTCGAAGGCAAGTGAGCTGGCAGCGGAGGCCAGCCACAGAGAGCCTGAGCACGGAGAGGGGACGCCATGCGAGCCGCCGGACCCGCCGCAAGCGTGCCCATTGCTTCATTCCTCGCGCTGGCTCTTCTTGCCGCCACCACTGTACCGGCCGCCGAGGCCGAGAAGCCGCCCGCGCCCGATGCCATTCAGCCCGAAGAATACGCCGTCTACCGAGTCGCCTTGTCCCGGTGGCTACAGGGCGGTCGGGCAAAGCTCGTCGTGATCCGCCAGGACACGAGATGGTCCAAACGCGAGAGAAAGCTATTCGAGAAGGACGACCAGAAGTTCGTCCCCGCAGAAGAGAGCTACAAGGCCGCGATGACCCTCCCGCGCGACCTGCGCGAGGACTTCGTCCTCAAGAACACCAAGTTCCCCGCGAAGCTGGGATGGGACCTGGACCTGGATGTGGATTACACGTTCGCGACCGCCGAGCAACTCGCGAGCATCTTTGGCCATCCGAGCGAGCGAGGCGAGACGGTTGACGACCAGTGGAATAGGTTCTAC
The sequence above is drawn from the Planctomycetota bacterium genome and encodes:
- a CDS encoding nucleotidyltransferase domain-containing protein, which translates into the protein MDTQSQKAVEDFAERVRRCLPDARIWVFGSRVRGTHGEFSDLDLCVVAPRLDDAADRYIMDCAWDAGFAHDLVITTVTYSREEFEDGPCSASPLVQSIQLEGLVV
- a CDS encoding ABC transporter ATP-binding protein, with the protein product MWNEPLPPGLAFDEPVRMSVAADLRPDGSFGRELLVVAGERVFVVTVGGISSSRVPRRGDTPPTTEDQQTPSVRLELPLAELKEPKAESFFGGGALEVSHNGSRVELVRYSAARARRFATAAKVLDKWLKGEEAPLPEGDDERCPRCGLPLEKGTKVCSVCAPKGRALRRLIAYLRPHLRWALLLMGLSLAATAIGLMIPYLQKPLMDVVLVPKGVPRPMPERLRILGLLVLAGLSAHLLITAIGVAQSWLSAWVGNRITHDVRCQLYRHLQYLSLRFYDQRELGTVISRVNQDTGQLQAFLVWGSQDLAVNVLRLVGVGVMVFVINWKLALLILIPAPFVTVLSGTFWKRIHHIIHRMFHRWGRLNALLSETLNGLRIVKVFSQEAREIRRFDASSADLATAGVRVEWVWSVLFSGIGLMIALGTLLVWYMGGRDVLGGRMTPGDLVAFMMYVAMFYEPLQWMSRLLNWCSRSLTAAERVFEVLDNRPEVQEPPDAVAMPNLQGRVEFRAVTFGYEPHRPVLKSVSFVAQPGQMIGLVGHSGAGKTTTVNLLCRFYDADEGQVLVDGVPITRIRLEDLRTQLGVVPQDTFLFSGTIAENIAYAKPGATREEIVRAAKVANAHDFILRKPDGYETYLGEKGGGLSAGERQRLAIARAVLHDPRILILDEATSQLDVQTEKQVQEAIGRLVKGRTTFAIAHRLSTLRNADRLLVLKNGEIVESGTHDELLAKEDGEFHKLVKTYQEISKVREIER
- a CDS encoding HEPN domain-containing protein — its product is MNDHTQALIQYRLEQAARAIRSAESLIDCGDLPGSVNRSYYAMFYSVLALLARQGMGASKHTEVIALFSREFIKRGVFPVQLGRWMRAAFDLRLRADYRELFQVTLDHAREALAHAREFLAAVRQELEGK
- a CDS encoding DUF1854 domain-containing protein, with the translated sequence MPFHIHDHGGSGKAADSGPSLPMPDETSSELRFLDPAAVQFRQNGARLQFRCAPADRVGGAAPSHDTVGGTSPSREPRREDTPPTGDTPPTPDDAEWRDVTLVRLFPLTEPEHWVSLVEMNGKEVGVLRDLSRLGHEALRLARDELRRRYLVPRIVRILACRPRADLVEWTVETDRGRQKFLTREVREQIKEHQPTRLSIVDVEGNRYDIPDLAALDPESRRRLDAQL